In Verrucomicrobiota bacterium, the sequence CAGGTCGCTGACCAACTGGTTCTACAACCCTGGAACGAACACCGAGATCGTATCCGAGGAGATCCAGCGGGCGACCAAACGCGAGTTCGGGCAGGCCCTGAACCCCCAGGACATCGTCCCGGAGACCGTCGGCGGGGATCAGTCATGGCTCAACAAGAACATCGCAGACGATATCAGCTCGAACGCCGCGTTCTACGAGTACGGCAGCGCGTCCGCAGTTCAGGGCAAGTTCAACGCCAGAACCTACGACTCTTGGGGAATGCGTCTGGAAAGCAGCGACAGCGATCGGGACACGCTCGGAAAGCAGAAGGCGTACGTCGAGCACCAACAGCGGGTTAGCAGCCAGGCCGTGCGCCGGGCGGCAAGGTCGCTCGCGTTCGACATCCCGACCGCGGGCCGCAAGTACGTCTTCGCCAAGCTCAACGCGGAGGCCGTGATCCGGGTGCGCCAAATGCGCGCCAGCGCCTGGCACGCGATCAAGACGATCCTCGCGTTCATCGTGCTCGCCATCGTGGTCTGGATCGTCGGCAGGCTGCCGATCGCCGACCGGGTCCGCCGTTCCGCCGGAGGCCACCACTTCCTGGCGCTGTTTGTCGCCCTGACAGCGGCCCTCGTGCTGCTGGTCCTTATCGGACGGTTCCGCTACGGCGTGCCCAACACCGTATTGCTGCTGGGTCTGATCGCATGGCTCATCTACTGGGCGCACACGGCGGCCCGTCGCCGCCGGGCCATGGCAGCCGCCGCGGGCACTGGTGGAGGCACAACGCAGACAGAAGAAGAAGAAGAAGAAGAAGAAGAGTAGTCGGAGAGGAGATCCCGGCAGATTGCCGTTGGGGATCGGCGCAGAGTGTAGCCGTTTCTCACTACATACGCAGAATCTTCACTTGCGGCGGGGCTCCGGCCCCCGCGATGGAGCGGAGGGCGGCGTTCACAAGAGGCTCCCTTTCCTGTGAACGCCGTCATTCTGCCGGGAGAACCCCCCCGGGGGGGGGGGGCGATTCTCGTAACTTCTTCTTGCCACGCAGCATAGTTCTTGCTAGGATGAGGCGTACCGGGCGCTTCCTGGTCAACGGGCGCGTGTCGGACAGGTGTCATCTCGGAGTTGCAGTGTCTCTACGGCGCTGGGCGTGTCGTGGTAGCAGAGGGATGATTCAAGGAGGGAGCCGCTGTGGCCGGGCCGCACCGCATCCTCGTTGTTGACGACGAAGAGGGTCTCGTCAAGCTCTTCCGCAAGGCCCTCCAGGGCGACGAGCGCTCCGTGCTGACCGCCATGAATGGGCGCGACGCGCTGGCCCTGTTCCGCGCCGAGTGTCCCGAACTGGTCATTCTCGACTTGAAACTGCCCGATCGCGACGGGATGGCCATCCTGCGCGAGATGATGGAGGTGGCGCCCGAGACCTCGGTCATCATCCTCACCGCGCACGGCAACACGACGACGACCATCGAGGCGATGCGGCTGGGCGCCTACGATTACATCACCAAGCCGTTCGACCTGCTCAAGGTCAAGATCATTGTCGACAAGGCACTCGAGAAGCAGGCGCTCAAGCGCGAGATCGACTCGCTGCGCCGCCAGCTCACCGGCGCGCCGCCGACCGAACGCCTCATGGGCCAGCACCCGGCCATGCAGCAGGTCTACAAGATGATCGGCCAGGTGGCCGACACCGACGCGGCGGTGCTCATTCGCGGCGAGACCGGCACGGGCAAGGAGCTTGTCGCACGCACGATCCACGAGAGCAGCCGCCGGCGCGACAACGCGCTCGTCACGGTCGATTGCGCGTCGTTCGCCGAAACCTTGCTCGAAAGCGAGCTGTTCGGCCACGAGCGCGGCGCATTCACCGGCGCGTTCAAGCGCAAGCTCGGCAAGTTCGAGCTCGCCCACCGCGGCACCTTGTTTCTCGACGAGATCGGCAACGTGAGCACGGGCGTGCAGGCCAAGCTCCTGCGCTTCCTCCAGGAGAAGACCATCGAGCGCGTCGGGGGCACCGAGACGATCGAGGTTGACACGCGCGTCATCGCGGCGACGAGCCTGGACATCAAGGAGGCCGTCAGGAAGCGGCGCTTCCGCGAGGACCTGTTCTACCGCCTCAACGTGGTGCCCATTCAACTGCCGCCGCTACGCGAGCGGCGCGCCGATATCCCGATCCTGGCCGAGCACTTCCTGCACCTCTACTCGAGCACGCGCCGCGGCGAGGCGCTTCACTTCGCGCCGGCCGTGCTCAACTGCCTGCTCAACTGCCCGTGGCCGGGCAACGTGCGCCAACTCCAGAACGCCATCGAGCGCGCCGTCGTCATGACACAGGGCTCGGTCATCACGCTCGACAGCCTCCCACCCGAGGTGCGCGGCTCGAACGCCGAGCATGAGGGCGCCGAGCCAGGGATCCATAGGATCGAGGAAGGCAGGAACTTCGAAGAGGCGGTCGAGGAATTCGAGCAAAGCGTGCTCCGCCACGCCCTCGAGCAAACCCACTGGAACCAGACGAGCGCAGCCCGCTTGCTTGGCATGTCGTTCCGCGCGATGCGCTACCGGGTCAAGAAGTACGGGCTGAGAACCTCCGAACTGGACGGCAACGACGAGTCCGTCGCCGGCGATCCGGAAACTGACACGGCGCGGCAGTACGAGTGACCTTCCGCGTCACCTCCCCCTCGATCCACATCCCTGCGTGAACACCCGGCGACCTGCTCGCTCCCTGGAAGCGTGCACTTGGCCGCCCTGTCACCCACTCTGGCACGAGACCTGTGCATACCAGGGCCGACGACACCGATCACCAGACGAACAAGGCCGACAGCCATGGTCAACAATGGAGGCGGGCCGGTGGGCTCGGCAGTCTCTCTCGACGCGCTCAACCGCCTCGCCGTATCAATCATCCACGAGGTAAGCAACCCACTCAGCATCATCATCGGCAACGCGCAGTACATCCTGCTGGGCCGCAGCGGGGCGGGATCGCGTCAGGTGGTCGATCAGGACGAGATCGCGAGCACGATCCAGGCGATCCTCGACGAGAGCATGCGACTCGCCGGGCTGGTGAGCCTCTTGCTGGGATTCTCCTCGAAAATCACGATCGAGAAACTGGACCAGAGGTCGGCCGTCCAGGAACTCGAGCAGCTCCTCAGCAGGCTCAGGTCGGGGCACGCCCCGCGGATCGAGGTGAAACCCGAGTCCCCGGAGACCGGGACAGACGGGTGAGGCCCTTGCCACAACGCTGGGAACTGCTCGTTGCGTGCTAGGCGTGCGCGAGCCGGGCAACGCAGTCGTTGAAGTCGGTCGCACCGCGGACGATGCGCACATTGATCCGCAAGAAGACGATCGGGGTCGTATCGATCCCGAGTGGCGGCAGCCGCACTGCATCCTTCTCCGTGGTCACAACGTAGGACGCGCCCTGCTTGCGTGCCTCGTCGACGATGCGAGCGACCTCGAGCGCCGTGAAGCGGTGGTGATCGAGGAACCGGCGCGACTGGACCACCTCGGCGCCCAGCCGGCTGAGCGCCTCTTCGAACGTGCGCGGGTTGGCGATGGCGCTCAACGCCACGACGCGCGCGCCGCGCAACGCCTCGAGCGGACGATGCGTGCCCTTGAACACGTCCTGGAGATGGAGGGGTTCGTGCGTGGTCTCGATCACGTCGGCGTTCGGGTTGATCTCGCGCAGCGTCCGGCGCAAGGCGGCCACGTCGCGGCCCTCCGTCTTCGTCAGCACGAAACACGAGGCGCGGCGCAGACTGCCCGGCGGCTCGCGCAAGGTGCCACGCGGCAACAGCCGCCCGTTGCCGAACGGATTCGTGGCGTCGATTGTAACGAAGTCGTACCGCCGCGCCAGCCGCAGATGCTGAAACCCGTCGTCGAGCAACAACGCGTCGACGTGGAACTCGCGGATCGCGTAGAGGCCTGCCTTGGCACGGTTCGGGTCGGCGATCACGACGACGCCCGGCAGGTTGCGCGCGAGCATGTACGGCTCGTCGCCCGCTTCGGACGCGGAAAGCAACACGTCTGTGCCGTCGGAAACCACTTTGGGCTGAGAGGCGATCCGGCGCCCGAACCAGCGCTGCCACAGCGTCGTGCGGCTCTTGTAGCCGCGGCTCAGCACAGCCACGCGCCGCCCCGCGTCGCGGAGCGCGGCGGCGAGCATCTCCACCACCGGCGTCTTGCCCGTGCCGCCCAGCGTGATGTTGCCCACGCTGATCACCAGGCAGCCCAAGTTGTGGCGCCGCAGCACACGCGCCTTGTACAGCCACGCCCGCGCCACCACCGCCGCCCGGTACAGCTTCGACAGCCCCCCAAGCACGCCTCGCAGCACACCCGCGGAAAGACCCTGACGCCGTCCCTCGACCACATCGAGGAGACATGACACAACTCGCTCGCTCACAAGTGACCCTCAACTCCCATCGCGCGGCAGGCCCTCCCGGCCATCGCCGCGTCTGCTCGCATGCTAGACCGTGCCGGCAGACATGTCAACGAGCCGCGGCGCCGGTCTCGCGACAAAGGCTTCACCCGCATGAGATGTGAAGCCCGGATGAGTCCAGGTGGGTAATGCCGCAAACTTGAGCCGGGGCCAGGCAGTCAACCGACCTTCACCCCAAGCCGGCTTGAGCCGGCTTCTCGACGGGCGCACTGACGCGGCCCACCTCCCTCTGCTCTTACGGCTGAAGCCACACGTCGAGAAGCACGCTGAAGCGCGCTCATGAGTCCTGAGTACAGCCCACGAAAACCACCGGCTGAAGCCGGTGGCAGTACCCATCGTCAACAAGGGAGCGCGGCATGCCATGAGTCGCGCTTCCTGAGGTGCTGCTTGACGAACGCGAAAGCGTGCGCAACGCCCTGCCGCACTACAGGAGCGCGTCGAATGAGTCGAGGCCGATCTCGCGTTTGGAGACGAAGGGCTCGCCGTAGGGGCGGCCGATGAGGCCGCCGTAGTAGCGGTTGAAGGCGGTCATACGGTCGTTGAGCCAGTCCTTGGCGGCGAACTGCGAGGCGTAGCAGCG encodes:
- a CDS encoding sigma-54-dependent Fis family transcriptional regulator — encoded protein: MLVVDDEEGLVKLFRKALQGDERSVLTAMNGRDALALFRAECPELVILDLKLPDRDGMAILREMMEVAPETSVIILTAHGNTTTTIEAMRLGAYDYITKPFDLLKVKIIVDKALEKQALKREIDSLRRQLTGAPPTERLMGQHPAMQQVYKMIGQVADTDAAVLIRGETGTGKELVARTIHESSRRRDNALVTVDCASFAETLLESELFGHERGAFTGAFKRKLGKFELAHRGTLFLDEIGNVSTGVQAKLLRFLQEKTIERVGGTETIEVDTRVIAATSLDIKEAVRKRRFREDLFYRLNVVPIQLPPLRERRADIPILAEHFLHLYSSTRRGEALHFAPAVLNCLLNCPWPGNVRQLQNAIERAVVMTQGSVITLDSLPPEVRGSNAEHEGAEPGIHRIEEGRNFEEAVEEFEQSVLRHALEQTHWNQTSAARLLGMSFRAMRYRVKKYGLRTSELDGNDESVAGDPETDTARQYE
- the lpxK gene encoding tetraacyldisaccharide 4'-kinase encodes the protein MSERVVSCLLDVVEGRRQGLSAGVLRGVLGGLSKLYRAAVVARAWLYKARVLRRHNLGCLVISVGNITLGGTGKTPVVEMLAAALRDAGRRVAVLSRGYKSRTTLWQRWFGRRIASQPKVVSDGTDVLLSASEAGDEPYMLARNLPGVVVIADPNRAKAGLYAIREFHVDALLLDDGFQHLRLARRYDFVTIDATNPFGNGRLLPRGTLREPPGSLRRASCFVLTKTEGRDVAALRRTLREINPNADVIETTHEPLHLQDVFKGTHRPLEALRGARVVALSAIANPRTFEEALSRLGAEVVQSRRFLDHHRFTALEVARIVDEARKQGASYVVTTEKDAVRLPPLGIDTTPIVFLRINVRIVRGATDFNDCVARLAHA